A genomic region of Alicyclobacillus sp. SO9 contains the following coding sequences:
- a CDS encoding ABC transporter ATP-binding protein yields the protein MTLEVKGLRKSYGNKLAIDDISFTIPEGQVFGLLGLNGAGKSTTIRIILDILTADKGEVLWNGTPARKHPKSTFGYLPEERGLYPNMRVLDELILFGRLQGLSKQDASASANEWIERFEIPHYAKNTVVELSKGNQQKIQFIAAVIHNPKVIILDEPFSGLDPVNTSLFKSVFLDLVKTGATILFSSHQLAHVEELSDAVGIIHQSKMMVQGNLNDLISAQSPQTIRIRADEAAVRSKLTPNTKELLQSDKRTGTLTLPASAVNPNDLLRQLVDAQIDVAQFELVRPTLNDIFLEKVGKSE from the coding sequence ATGACACTTGAGGTTAAGGGACTGAGAAAGTCTTATGGCAACAAACTTGCCATTGACGACATTTCCTTCACGATTCCGGAAGGACAAGTCTTCGGCTTGCTTGGGTTAAACGGCGCCGGGAAATCTACCACAATTCGCATCATCCTCGATATCCTCACTGCTGACAAAGGCGAAGTCTTGTGGAACGGTACTCCTGCTCGGAAACATCCAAAATCAACATTTGGTTACCTGCCTGAGGAACGCGGACTCTACCCCAACATGCGTGTACTCGATGAGTTAATCCTGTTTGGACGACTGCAAGGGCTGTCCAAACAAGACGCATCCGCTTCTGCAAACGAATGGATTGAGCGCTTTGAAATTCCGCATTACGCGAAAAATACGGTTGTCGAACTATCAAAGGGGAACCAGCAAAAAATCCAGTTTATTGCGGCTGTCATCCATAATCCAAAAGTCATTATTCTCGATGAGCCGTTCAGCGGTCTCGATCCTGTGAATACTTCCCTGTTCAAGTCCGTTTTTCTCGATCTCGTCAAAACCGGCGCCACAATCCTCTTCTCCAGTCATCAACTTGCTCACGTCGAAGAGCTTAGTGACGCTGTCGGCATTATTCACCAGTCCAAAATGATGGTTCAAGGCAATCTGAATGACCTCATCTCTGCGCAATCTCCACAAACCATTCGCATTCGCGCAGATGAAGCTGCCGTAAGAAGTAAGTTAACGCCCAACACCAAAGAACTTCTGCAGTCAGACAAACGGACAGGAACACTCACGCTGCCTGCATCTGCTGTAAATCCAAATGACCTGTTACGGCAACTTGTCGATGCGCAGATTGACGTAGCTCAATTTGAACTGGTTCGACCGACACTGAATGATATCTTTCTCGAGAAAGTGGGTAAGAGCGAATGA
- a CDS encoding ABC transporter permease: MRELWILMQREMKVRLAKRGYWTFTVIGLILLIGLTFLPSIMNFINQKAKPTVMLNDPHHVIAATAVKSIQKNSDNYDFKLTVDNSPKLQSLSNAEAKSYLKTHHAKLVAQVSGSSAMSAGIVVRENGSVSSSLVGTIQSVLRQQIMSERIKTLPTQSQSVLSTPVHTSVIQLQPNSKSEQQMLSSKLLVDYMLVLLFATITIYGAWVAQGVVEEKSNRIVEMVLVTTKPWQILFGKIIGIGLVGLLQYAIWLIVAGGVILFRKHSTLLPVEHVPAEMLVLFPVFFILGYMLYATLYGIAGSLVTRVEEQQMALTPVVIIMLILFYVTLFGILPAPDSIFSTVASFVPIVTPMAMFARAALATNGVAVWQILISIGLVLILNTLLVLYGARVYKRFALRTSGKSSWRILWQKDSRQN, translated from the coding sequence ATGAGGGAACTGTGGATTTTGATGCAGCGGGAAATGAAAGTCCGGCTTGCAAAACGAGGCTACTGGACATTTACAGTCATCGGCCTTATTCTACTCATCGGGTTAACGTTTCTGCCAAGTATTATGAACTTTATCAATCAGAAGGCCAAACCGACAGTCATGTTAAATGATCCTCATCATGTGATTGCAGCGACCGCCGTCAAGAGCATTCAGAAAAACTCCGACAATTACGATTTTAAATTGACGGTTGACAATTCTCCCAAACTGCAATCCCTGTCTAACGCTGAGGCAAAGTCATATCTGAAAACACACCATGCCAAACTCGTTGCACAGGTAAGCGGGAGTTCGGCGATGAGTGCCGGCATTGTAGTTAGAGAGAACGGATCAGTCAGTTCCAGTCTCGTTGGAACGATCCAAAGTGTCCTCCGTCAGCAAATTATGTCAGAACGCATTAAAACGCTTCCGACACAAAGCCAGTCGGTCCTTAGCACCCCCGTCCACACCAGTGTTATTCAGCTTCAACCAAATTCTAAATCCGAACAGCAAATGTTGTCTTCCAAATTGCTGGTGGACTACATGCTGGTGCTGCTGTTCGCAACAATTACCATTTACGGAGCTTGGGTAGCCCAGGGCGTCGTTGAGGAAAAGTCCAACCGCATTGTCGAAATGGTGCTGGTTACAACGAAGCCGTGGCAAATTCTGTTTGGTAAAATCATTGGAATTGGCTTGGTCGGGCTGTTGCAATATGCCATCTGGTTGATTGTTGCGGGAGGTGTCATTCTGTTCCGGAAACATTCTACCTTGCTTCCCGTTGAACACGTTCCTGCGGAAATGCTCGTTCTGTTCCCTGTGTTCTTTATCCTTGGATACATGTTATACGCAACCCTTTACGGCATCGCAGGCTCTCTGGTCACTCGCGTTGAGGAACAGCAGATGGCCCTGACACCCGTAGTTATCATCATGTTGATTCTCTTCTATGTCACCTTGTTTGGGATTCTGCCTGCTCCGGATTCCATATTTTCCACCGTCGCATCGTTCGTGCCAATCGTGACTCCCATGGCGATGTTTGCGAGAGCTGCACTTGCTACCAACGGGGTCGCAGTATGGCAAATACTCATCAGCATTGGTCTGGTTCTCATTTTGAACACATTGCTTGTACTCTACGGTGCTCGTGTGTACAAGCGCTTTGCGCTGCGAACCTCAGGCAAAAGCAGTTGGAGAATCCTTTGGCAAAAAGACTCCAGGCAGAACTAG
- a CDS encoding DUF4031 domain-containing protein has product MLYTDGIHLISDTSVDELTRFGEELGLKREWIHWTPGRPHFDLINEEIRSKAIRAGAKRTHRREFVAALRRMPSYHDWIADKNKNHSAKDIGSE; this is encoded by the coding sequence ATGCTGTATACGGATGGAATTCATTTAATTAGCGATACAAGTGTCGACGAGTTGACCAGGTTTGGAGAAGAACTTGGATTAAAGAGGGAATGGATTCACTGGACACCGGGAAGGCCCCACTTTGATTTAATCAACGAAGAGATTCGAAGTAAGGCCATACGGGCAGGTGCAAAACGTACTCATAGAAGAGAATTCGTGGCTGCGCTGCGCCGTATGCCTTCTTACCACGACTGGATTGCTGACAAAAACAAAAACCATTCGGCAAAAGACATTGGTTCAGAGTGA
- a CDS encoding DUF4349 domain-containing protein has product MSVNRTNHSGLLTWLKRKWSPLSLVLILSALLAGAIVVGTLLQHTASSSQSSGHYKFASASSSSASGSATSSIRHTASNASANSIAQNATTTNSAAVIKTANLTVKSLHPDATASHVRNLLSKAGGYIQNMETNTGQKATSDNTIVNMTVRVPSGHFNSFLKEIKSTGAVENFSQSGRNVTQQANNLQLQLNQLQSEATAYSRLYSKAKTMKDMLQIQQSLTQVDSQINSVKQQVHHLHQSVSFGTVTIHLVSKTSAAVIEQKPMWHPLLQSLHFMKTSFFGLVTFLSWILPWGILFGIVLWLWTKWKHRQSGKNKSS; this is encoded by the coding sequence ATGTCGGTAAACAGGACTAACCACTCTGGTCTTCTCACGTGGCTTAAGCGAAAATGGTCTCCACTTTCACTTGTGCTCATTCTCAGTGCTCTATTGGCTGGCGCTATTGTTGTCGGTACGCTACTGCAGCACACAGCCAGTTCATCCCAAAGCAGCGGACATTACAAGTTTGCCTCAGCAAGCAGTTCAAGCGCATCAGGGTCAGCAACAAGTTCCATTAGGCATACAGCTTCCAATGCCTCAGCAAATTCTATCGCTCAAAACGCGACTACAACAAACTCTGCCGCCGTAATAAAAACAGCGAATCTGACGGTGAAGTCGCTCCACCCAGATGCAACCGCATCACATGTTAGAAATCTCCTTTCAAAAGCAGGCGGTTATATTCAAAATATGGAGACAAATACAGGACAAAAAGCCACAAGCGACAATACAATTGTTAACATGACCGTCCGAGTACCAAGTGGACATTTTAATTCGTTTCTGAAAGAAATAAAGTCCACTGGGGCTGTTGAAAACTTTAGTCAAAGCGGACGCAATGTCACGCAACAAGCCAACAACCTGCAACTGCAGCTAAACCAGCTTCAAAGCGAAGCAACAGCTTATTCACGCCTATACAGTAAGGCTAAAACCATGAAGGATATGTTGCAAATTCAACAGTCGCTAACACAGGTGGACAGCCAAATCAATTCGGTAAAGCAACAAGTCCATCACTTGCACCAATCCGTCTCCTTCGGAACAGTCACAATTCATCTCGTTTCGAAGACCTCAGCAGCGGTGATAGAACAGAAGCCCATGTGGCATCCATTGCTGCAGTCGCTTCACTTTATGAAGACATCGTTCTTTGGCCTAGTTACCTTCCTCTCGTGGATACTGCCTTGGGGCATATTATTCGGAATCGTCCTGTGGTTATGGACGAAATGGAAGCACCGACAGAGCGGTAAGAATAAGTCATCCTAG
- a CDS encoding cupredoxin domain-containing protein has protein sequence MKKALLIAAAVPALFLAGCGTTSNSTSNANPSTAATNTTANTSTTAATTKKAALSKQLITLTILPGAHLGTDGKLHDTYIPADFKVVQGVPVTLKIYNYDDGEHSFTSKALGVNFLVKGSTKKGVAKVNTFTFTPTKAGKMDWHCAMKCDGGMQSYAMTHDGYMKGVVDVVPANNQQYIDLTIKDGLKYAAKDGKLHDAYSPTDFTVQKGIPVHVTVTNYDTGEHSMTSSTLGLNQVMKGAKKTGDPTTTTFTFTPTKDGTFDWHCAISCDGGMSSYSMTHQGYMKGQIKVVG, from the coding sequence ATGAAAAAAGCTTTGTTAATTGCAGCAGCTGTACCTGCACTGTTTCTAGCAGGCTGCGGCACCACATCAAACAGCACGAGCAATGCCAACCCATCGACGGCAGCAACGAATACAACTGCGAACACCAGCACCACAGCAGCAACGACAAAGAAAGCGGCCTTATCCAAGCAATTAATTACTTTGACCATTTTACCTGGCGCCCACTTGGGAACAGACGGGAAACTTCACGACACATACATTCCAGCAGACTTTAAAGTCGTCCAGGGCGTACCCGTCACACTGAAGATTTACAACTATGACGACGGCGAACACAGCTTCACATCAAAGGCTCTTGGCGTCAACTTTCTTGTGAAAGGTTCAACCAAGAAAGGTGTAGCGAAGGTAAACACCTTTACTTTCACTCCGACCAAGGCAGGGAAAATGGATTGGCATTGCGCCATGAAATGCGACGGTGGCATGCAAAGCTACGCAATGACACATGACGGCTACATGAAGGGCGTTGTCGATGTCGTACCAGCCAACAACCAACAGTACATTGACTTGACCATTAAAGACGGTCTGAAATATGCAGCAAAAGACGGTAAGCTTCATGACGCATATTCACCGACTGACTTCACCGTACAAAAAGGAATTCCGGTACATGTGACCGTGACGAACTACGACACAGGTGAGCACAGCATGACCTCTTCAACACTTGGCTTAAACCAGGTCATGAAGGGCGCGAAGAAAACTGGGGACCCGACAACCACGACCTTTACCTTCACACCGACCAAAGACGGCACGTTCGATTGGCACTGTGCCATTTCCTGCGACGGCGGCATGAGCAGCTACTCCATGACGCACCAGGGTTATATGAAAGGTCAAATTAAGGTTGTCGGTTAA
- a CDS encoding IS1182 family transposase, translated as MSGVKYKNFEQASFEDLMVYSAIPPHPFWDMVAKHIDFSFANKLCAPLYSPLGQHPYAPSLKLKIHLIQRYYNISDREMELKIVGDIFIKRFLGVPVSLAKFDHSTIALDRSRLGADIFHACHMNILAQALNHGMWGQDDDRWLVDAFHTYANVAAPSTYELIQQAAQKLVRHLKRRSPAHYAQLKADMDVGVFFRKLKRDVRGTERNLAFSNLCVLGFGLVAWMKRTEADEGVTKWEDPSEQETAEQQCEVLLRILRENVDSKEQDEDSSGSSDSSGPQNRGFQYAELGQKEKPADRVVSAHDPEVRIGHKSKKLAFLGDKTQVVESASSHLVLNAEPIPGNEADGVTLENVVKTVVEQFDKRPKEVVADAAYGSGENRDKLVNGLHIHLTAPLTKVTNPSGKAFRTEDFTYLPEDDVVVCPEGQRSVRRTHIKKSKGSQYGFAEQVCGQCSLRGQCTDHAKGRTVFVSDYWALLQEAKKYNASAQGQEALRARYEIERTNNEMKRHHGLERPRTRGRKKLRIDVKITSMVVNVKVMVKTLVERCKPLEAPVCS; from the coding sequence ATGAGCGGGGTTAAGTACAAGAACTTTGAGCAGGCTTCCTTCGAAGACCTAATGGTGTACTCGGCGATACCACCTCACCCATTCTGGGATATGGTGGCGAAACACATTGACTTTTCCTTCGCAAATAAGCTGTGTGCTCCTTTGTACTCGCCGCTCGGCCAGCACCCCTACGCCCCGTCGTTGAAACTGAAAATCCATCTCATACAGCGATACTACAATATTTCCGACCGAGAGATGGAATTAAAGATCGTCGGTGACATCTTTATCAAGCGATTCTTGGGTGTTCCGGTTTCGCTCGCCAAATTTGACCATAGCACAATTGCATTAGACAGGAGTCGACTTGGGGCGGACATATTTCATGCCTGTCATATGAACATCCTTGCTCAAGCCCTAAACCACGGTATGTGGGGCCAAGACGATGACCGTTGGTTGGTGGATGCGTTCCACACCTATGCCAATGTTGCCGCGCCAAGTACATACGAGCTTATTCAACAGGCTGCCCAAAAGCTTGTACGTCACCTGAAACGTAGGAGCCCAGCACATTATGCACAACTGAAAGCAGACATGGATGTGGGGGTGTTCTTCCGCAAGCTCAAACGTGATGTTCGGGGGACTGAAAGGAATCTCGCCTTCAGTAACCTATGCGTTTTAGGGTTTGGATTGGTGGCATGGATGAAACGCACAGAGGCTGACGAGGGGGTTACAAAATGGGAAGACCCCAGTGAACAGGAGACGGCAGAGCAACAATGCGAGGTGCTGCTGCGCATTTTGCGTGAAAATGTGGACTCAAAGGAACAGGATGAGGACTCATCCGGTTCATCTGACAGCAGTGGACCACAGAATAGAGGCTTTCAATACGCTGAACTGGGTCAAAAGGAGAAACCCGCCGACCGCGTAGTCAGTGCCCATGACCCAGAGGTACGTATAGGGCACAAATCCAAGAAGCTGGCGTTTCTGGGTGACAAGACGCAAGTAGTGGAATCTGCAAGCTCTCACTTAGTCCTCAATGCAGAGCCGATCCCTGGTAATGAAGCGGATGGGGTTACACTGGAAAACGTGGTGAAGACGGTCGTGGAGCAGTTCGACAAACGCCCCAAGGAAGTGGTGGCAGACGCAGCTTACGGAAGCGGGGAGAATCGCGATAAACTTGTCAACGGGTTACACATTCATCTGACCGCACCATTGACTAAAGTCACCAACCCTTCTGGCAAGGCATTTCGAACGGAGGACTTCACATATTTACCGGAAGATGACGTGGTCGTGTGTCCTGAAGGGCAGAGATCGGTTCGCAGGACTCACATTAAGAAATCTAAGGGTTCGCAATATGGATTTGCCGAACAAGTTTGTGGACAATGTTCTCTACGTGGGCAGTGTACCGACCATGCCAAAGGTCGCACTGTATTTGTAAGTGACTATTGGGCACTGCTGCAAGAGGCAAAGAAGTATAATGCGAGCGCGCAAGGGCAAGAGGCGTTACGAGCTCGGTACGAAATTGAGCGCACCAATAACGAGATGAAACGCCACCACGGGCTCGAAAGACCGCGAACCCGTGGCCGAAAGAAATTGCGAATTGACGTCAAAATTACGTCCATGGTCGTCAACGTCAAAGTCATGGTAAAGACCCTGGTGGAACGTTGTAAACCGTTAGAGGCCCCCGTCTGCTCTTAG
- a CDS encoding MFS transporter: MYVTRNKQSTALTLFAIGVFMGGLDNGIMSSALTTLVHSFKVSASWGAWLITIYTLGLAISVPIMSKFSDKYGRKKMFLLSIALFGAGSMCVALSHSFVVILLSRVLQSLGGGGIFPIANGYIVATVPVKKQGRALGMVGGMNGISAILGPNIGSFILSATHDWHWLFWINVPIAVLLVIWGARGLEESKAEGTGSLDKIGIILMSLGVLGLMYGLTNLKGAHLLHNLGNSNVWAYAGIGVLLLVIVLWYENRIDKKGRDSLVPMSLLRQSELRWTLLIGFMSGLLLSSVIFLPAFIQVILGWPSSQAGYWYTPMALASGVGAMGGGAFMDKRGPIVTLAFGAVAAAIGSILFPLWVHTTWQMVVASSLVGLGVGVTLGAPLNFLITEKVPQNKSTALGMLSLVREIGLTLGPTIYAGFLTRGMALFPEKLMQNLKSVGISPSQIPTSELNRMNHVSGFGSISGQIDKIPSLPIRHAVSQALLAAGQVGFHHLYWSAFWISIASLFCILIVKIYRNRPQQGSKDGTSEAATLV; this comes from the coding sequence ATGTATGTGACGCGCAATAAACAGAGTACGGCATTGACTTTGTTTGCAATTGGAGTGTTTATGGGGGGGTTGGATAACGGAATTATGAGCTCCGCTTTGACCACCCTGGTTCATTCTTTCAAGGTGAGTGCAAGTTGGGGTGCATGGCTTATCACAATCTACACGCTGGGTCTGGCCATCAGCGTTCCAATCATGTCAAAGTTTTCGGATAAATATGGAAGGAAGAAAATGTTTCTGCTCAGCATTGCCTTGTTTGGTGCAGGGTCGATGTGTGTGGCATTAAGCCACAGTTTTGTGGTGATTCTACTGAGCCGCGTGTTGCAATCTCTTGGCGGCGGAGGGATTTTCCCGATTGCCAACGGGTATATCGTTGCTACAGTACCTGTGAAGAAACAGGGTCGAGCTTTAGGCATGGTAGGAGGAATGAATGGCATTTCTGCTATTCTCGGACCAAACATTGGGTCTTTTATTCTTAGTGCCACGCACGACTGGCATTGGCTGTTCTGGATTAATGTCCCGATTGCTGTCCTGCTTGTTATTTGGGGTGCGCGCGGGTTGGAGGAAAGTAAGGCTGAAGGAACGGGATCGCTTGATAAAATTGGTATTATCCTTATGTCTCTTGGTGTTTTGGGTCTGATGTATGGACTCACGAATCTCAAAGGCGCGCATCTCCTGCACAACCTTGGCAACTCAAATGTGTGGGCGTACGCAGGCATTGGCGTCTTGCTCCTTGTCATCGTTTTGTGGTACGAAAACAGAATTGACAAAAAGGGCAGAGATTCTCTGGTTCCTATGTCACTGCTTAGGCAAAGTGAGTTGCGCTGGACACTTCTTATTGGATTCATGTCGGGCCTGCTCTTGTCTTCAGTAATATTCCTGCCAGCTTTCATTCAGGTCATTCTCGGCTGGCCTTCGAGTCAAGCTGGGTACTGGTACACACCTATGGCTTTGGCATCAGGTGTAGGGGCTATGGGCGGCGGAGCGTTTATGGATAAGAGGGGGCCGATTGTGACGCTGGCATTCGGAGCTGTGGCGGCAGCAATTGGCTCGATACTGTTTCCCTTATGGGTTCATACAACGTGGCAAATGGTAGTAGCAAGCAGCCTTGTCGGTCTTGGTGTCGGAGTTACCCTTGGTGCACCGCTGAACTTCCTGATTACGGAAAAGGTGCCTCAGAACAAATCAACAGCTTTAGGCATGTTATCTTTGGTGCGGGAAATAGGGCTCACATTGGGGCCGACAATCTACGCGGGATTCTTGACGAGGGGGATGGCTTTGTTTCCTGAGAAATTGATGCAAAACCTGAAATCCGTCGGAATTTCGCCGAGTCAAATCCCAACCAGTGAATTAAATCGGATGAACCATGTCAGCGGTTTTGGTTCTATTTCGGGTCAAATTGACAAAATTCCGAGTCTTCCCATCAGACATGCAGTTTCCCAAGCGCTGCTGGCGGCGGGTCAGGTAGGATTTCACCACTTGTACTGGTCAGCATTTTGGATTTCCATCGCAAGTCTGTTCTGTATTTTGATTGTAAAGATTTATCGAAACAGACCACAGCAAGGAAGCAAAGACGGCACTTCGGAGGCTGCCACTCTTGTATAG
- a CDS encoding TIGR04053 family radical SAM/SPASM domain-containing protein, producing MNFDERPILVFWESTRACLLACRHCRAEAMERPADGELSTAEGFQFIDSLKKFGRPYPVLIITGGDALMRSDVFDLVSYARSQQIPVGLAPSVTPRLTDDSMRRMADLGVKAVSISLDGAIAATHEGVRGIAGHFEQTVAQLKKLVAMGFEVQVNTAVMKENVKELPALVQLLKEIGVKIWEVFFLIQVGRGKAKDTQEISAKQTEDVSHFLFEASAYDLTVRTVEAPFFRRVVTNRRSQYEGLKENSAKISRQYGLGMLYREMSQELRQRLGVPTSQPKAQTSGTRDGKGIVFVAYDGSVYPAGFLPFSLGRIQNDDVVNIYRNNPVLQDIRRGNFKGKCGSCDYRDLCGGSRSRAYAYTGDVLGADPACAYEPEVADVSL from the coding sequence ATGAATTTTGATGAACGTCCCATTCTTGTGTTCTGGGAATCGACGCGTGCCTGTCTCTTGGCCTGCAGACACTGTCGGGCGGAGGCTATGGAAAGACCTGCCGACGGAGAACTATCGACAGCTGAAGGCTTCCAGTTTATCGACAGTCTGAAAAAGTTCGGCCGTCCCTATCCGGTTTTAATTATCACCGGGGGTGACGCACTGATGCGGTCTGACGTTTTCGATCTCGTTTCATACGCACGTTCACAGCAGATTCCCGTGGGACTGGCGCCAAGTGTTACACCTCGCTTGACAGACGACAGCATGAGAAGAATGGCAGACCTTGGTGTCAAGGCTGTTTCGATCAGTCTCGACGGTGCGATTGCTGCAACACATGAGGGTGTGCGGGGGATTGCGGGACACTTTGAACAGACGGTTGCACAGTTGAAAAAACTGGTTGCAATGGGGTTTGAAGTGCAGGTAAACACTGCCGTGATGAAAGAGAACGTCAAAGAGCTTCCTGCACTTGTGCAGCTTCTAAAAGAGATTGGTGTAAAGATATGGGAAGTATTTTTCCTGATTCAAGTAGGGAGAGGCAAGGCCAAAGATACTCAGGAAATTTCAGCAAAGCAGACTGAGGATGTTTCTCATTTTTTGTTTGAAGCATCTGCATATGACTTAACCGTTCGCACCGTTGAGGCTCCGTTTTTTCGCCGTGTAGTTACAAACCGGCGAAGTCAATACGAGGGGTTAAAAGAGAATTCTGCTAAAATATCACGTCAATACGGCCTTGGAATGTTATACCGTGAGATGTCACAGGAACTTCGCCAGCGACTTGGAGTGCCGACATCCCAGCCCAAAGCACAGACCAGCGGAACCAGAGATGGAAAGGGCATCGTCTTTGTCGCTTATGACGGTTCTGTATACCCTGCTGGATTCTTACCATTTTCTTTGGGCAGGATCCAGAATGACGATGTCGTGAACATTTATCGTAACAATCCAGTCCTTCAGGACATAAGAAGAGGTAATTTTAAGGGGAAATGCGGAAGTTGTGATTACCGCGATTTGTGCGGTGGATCGCGATCGAGAGCTTATGCGTACACAGGTGATGTCCTCGGGGCGGACCCGGCGTGCGCATATGAGCCAGAAGTTGCTGACGTATCTCTGTGA
- the splB gene encoding spore photoproduct lyase, whose amino-acid sequence MVKPFIPDRVYFEPGALEYEVGREIYSKIQAMGIDIAYTTSHNRIMDLPGDNELQKYRNAKRTLVVGVRKTLKFDTSKPSAEYAIPISTGCIGHCHYCYLQTTLGAKPYVRVYVNIPEILEQADKYIDERKPEITRFEAACTSDPLSIEHLTGNLRRLIEHMGKRELGRLRFVTKYDLVDSLLDAKHNGHTRFRFSVNADYVIKNFEPSTAKLEERIAAARKVALAGYPLGFIIAPIYIFDGWQTQYRELLEKLSTSIPKDHYKDIEFELIQHRFTKPAKRVIEKRYPKTKLDLDESKRKYKWGRYGIGKYVYQDIQQQQIKNLFMEAIPQVMPGAEIQYFT is encoded by the coding sequence ATTGTGAAACCGTTTATACCGGACAGGGTGTATTTTGAGCCAGGTGCTTTGGAGTACGAGGTCGGCAGGGAGATTTACAGCAAGATTCAAGCCATGGGAATCGACATTGCGTATACGACGTCACACAATCGCATTATGGACTTACCCGGGGACAATGAACTCCAAAAATATAGAAATGCAAAGCGTACCTTAGTGGTTGGGGTTCGTAAAACGCTGAAATTCGATACGTCCAAGCCGTCTGCAGAATACGCGATTCCCATTTCGACAGGATGTATTGGCCACTGTCATTACTGCTATCTGCAAACGACATTAGGCGCGAAGCCCTATGTTCGCGTCTACGTGAATATCCCGGAAATTCTCGAGCAAGCTGACAAGTACATTGATGAGCGCAAGCCTGAAATTACACGCTTTGAGGCGGCCTGCACTTCCGATCCATTGAGCATTGAACACCTAACGGGCAATCTTCGGCGATTGATTGAACATATGGGCAAACGAGAGCTTGGCCGCCTTCGTTTTGTTACAAAGTACGATTTAGTGGATTCACTGTTAGATGCAAAGCACAACGGTCACACCCGTTTTCGATTTTCAGTGAATGCGGATTATGTCATCAAAAACTTTGAACCTTCCACAGCCAAATTGGAGGAGCGGATTGCTGCCGCCAGAAAAGTCGCCTTGGCTGGCTATCCTCTTGGGTTCATTATTGCTCCCATCTACATTTTTGACGGTTGGCAAACACAGTACCGCGAACTGCTAGAAAAACTGTCTACGTCGATTCCTAAAGACCACTATAAAGACATTGAATTTGAATTAATTCAACACCGTTTCACGAAACCTGCGAAACGCGTTATTGAAAAGCGCTATCCCAAAACAAAGCTGGATTTGGATGAATCCAAACGCAAATACAAATGGGGTCGCTATGGAATTGGGAAATACGTATATCAGGACATTCAGCAGCAACAAATCAAAAATCTGTTTATGGAAGCTATTCCGCAGGTGATGCCCGGGGCAGAGATCCAATACTTTACATAA